One genomic segment of Vibrio mimicus includes these proteins:
- a CDS encoding RNA methyltransferase: MTTSSTVIIGLHNPKSPTNVGAVMRAAGCYNATQVRYNGTRYARAVKFQTDTQNSHERIGLVEMDDLTAGLDSEVKIVCVELAVGATALPHFTHPEQAIYLFGPEDGSLPQEVVDQAHHVVYVPTHGCMNLAATVNVVLYDRLAKSLGEIDDQAQVIANRDNKNRLKVKS, from the coding sequence ATGACCACCTCTTCCACCGTAATTATTGGATTGCACAACCCGAAAAGCCCAACCAACGTCGGCGCAGTAATGCGTGCCGCTGGCTGCTACAACGCCACTCAAGTGCGTTACAACGGTACGCGTTATGCTCGCGCCGTGAAATTTCAGACCGACACTCAAAACAGCCATGAACGTATTGGATTGGTCGAGATGGATGACCTCACCGCGGGATTGGATAGTGAAGTCAAAATCGTCTGTGTAGAGCTGGCGGTAGGTGCAACCGCGTTGCCTCACTTTACCCATCCAGAACAAGCGATTTATCTGTTTGGCCCCGAAGATGGTTCGCTGCCGCAAGAAGTTGTCGATCAAGCGCATCATGTGGTTTACGTGCCCACCCACGGCTGTATGAACCTTGCCGCCACCGTCAATGTTGTGCTGTATGACCGTTTAGCCAAAAGCCTCGGCGAGATTGACGATCAAGCACAAGTGATCGCCAATCGAGATAATAAAAATCGGTTGAAGGTGAAAAGCTAA
- the kwaB gene encoding anti-phage protein KwaB: protein MTVLNKGFEKFIDSCDGINVYFVDKSNNVFDSDIASPVLAKFRKEFCDEFRRKYTNHDKFGVVPLSNYDERKNTLYHFDFAPKDMPFEFKLTQQVLDIKATDKVPVYQAKNDKLSNISGVVILLKSAPLNKSMAFYQHIFPVSLLGPDKGLLNLTTHQSRLVELAQDVIKLNANFVFLQVKNAYFIEHVGTLETRLNFKEVIHSRARIYSKKIEQTGLVSNMTKFNARIDKETSFARKVVKVYKNSVVIKEKIPNADIVAFTEKKDYYKALSAAATPTKDSFKLESIVSCKRFLDLLDDDFLKSELTQKDYISRVKDLAG from the coding sequence ATGACTGTGTTAAATAAGGGTTTTGAAAAGTTTATTGATAGCTGTGATGGTATCAACGTGTACTTTGTAGATAAATCAAATAATGTTTTTGATTCTGATATTGCTTCGCCTGTTTTAGCTAAGTTCAGAAAAGAGTTTTGTGATGAGTTTCGCCGTAAATACACCAATCATGATAAGTTTGGTGTTGTTCCACTATCTAACTATGACGAAAGAAAGAACACACTCTATCACTTCGACTTTGCTCCAAAGGATATGCCATTCGAGTTTAAGTTAACTCAACAAGTATTGGATATCAAAGCTACAGATAAAGTTCCCGTTTACCAGGCTAAAAACGATAAATTAAGCAATATTTCTGGCGTTGTTATTCTTTTGAAAAGTGCACCCTTGAACAAATCTATGGCTTTTTATCAACATATATTCCCCGTTTCTCTTCTCGGGCCAGATAAAGGGTTATTGAACTTAACAACACATCAATCTCGTCTCGTCGAGTTAGCGCAAGATGTCATTAAACTAAATGCAAACTTTGTATTTTTACAAGTCAAAAATGCTTACTTTATTGAACATGTCGGAACTCTTGAAACAAGGCTGAACTTTAAAGAAGTTATTCATAGTCGAGCGAGGATTTATTCTAAAAAAATAGAACAAACGGGCTTGGTTAGTAACATGACAAAGTTCAACGCACGAATCGACAAAGAAACTTCTTTTGCAAGAAAGGTAGTGAAAGTTTATAAAAACTCGGTTGTTATCAAAGAAAAAATACCAAACGCTGATATTGTCGCTTTTACTGAAAAAAAGGATTACTACAAGGCTCTAAGTGCAGCGGCTACTCCAACTAAAGATTCATTTAAATTAGAGAGTATTGTCAGTTGTAAACGATTCTTAGACCTACTAGATGATGACTTTCTTAAGTCAGAGTTAACTCAAAAAGACTACATATCTCGTGTTAAAGACTTAGCAGGTTAA
- the kwaA gene encoding anti-phage protein KwaA, translated as MALDAQFDNYMICPCLALRANLLMNNKEKVKLYILSLAILFLIVMIMSLKMPVYKFSVCLGEQCSVSFWAKEVLFAILDTYLLNWLPFLMFLCFCISMLIKYQFDYMLEGGGENTIRVCEAKSEDYEHLTFLATYIIPFFGFSFDDPRKLVAYVVLLVVIGFIFVRTDKYYANPTLALFGFKLYRANLTDQNGLYESVIVISQDTITPNQIIKYKLISDNVFYAKKK; from the coding sequence ATGGCATTAGATGCACAATTCGATAATTATATGATTTGCCCATGTTTAGCCTTAAGAGCTAACTTACTGATGAACAATAAAGAAAAAGTAAAACTGTACATACTTTCTTTAGCGATACTGTTTCTGATCGTTATGATTATGTCACTGAAGATGCCAGTGTATAAGTTTTCAGTATGTCTAGGAGAGCAGTGCTCAGTAAGTTTCTGGGCGAAAGAAGTACTCTTTGCAATTTTAGATACATACCTTCTAAATTGGCTCCCTTTCCTGATGTTTTTATGTTTTTGCATCTCTATGCTAATAAAATATCAATTTGATTACATGCTGGAAGGTGGCGGTGAAAACACAATTCGTGTCTGTGAAGCAAAAAGTGAAGACTATGAACATTTAACATTTCTAGCTACGTACATCATTCCATTTTTTGGTTTCAGCTTTGATGACCCACGAAAACTTGTTGCTTATGTTGTTTTATTAGTTGTTATTGGTTTCATCTTTGTCAGAACAGACAAGTATTATGCTAACCCAACTTTGGCACTTTTTGGCTTCAAATTATATCGCGCTAACTTAACAGACCAAAATGGGCTGTATGAATCTGTTATCGTGATATCTCAAGACACTATTACTCCCAACCAAATCATAAAGTACAAGCTTATATCGGATAACGTATTTTATGCTAAGAAAAAATAG
- a CDS encoding AbrB family transcriptional regulator translates to MFERASFTLFIQIIVIAAMAAGVGTLLSIPLSEMFIASGLVIVLHKKRWLTIHTPPWLLLFVQVVLGISVGATISLSELGTTLTLPVIVGLVCCLTLQIISSYLWLTKKEGWTPFESLLGAVPGAMAAILVISESSEKPSGKVVYSHSVRLMILTLLALLISNSAPDSASVDGSLTVYAWLIFFTLALISLLLGKASTLLGIPAPYMLAALLITASFNGFATGIDMQLPKWMVLFATALLGILIGSRIADTTLREAMAYSRAGFMVTMIGLLVAIGVSGVFSILLDKSWVVLLLAWVPGSVEAMTAVALLLGMEPAFVMINHALRLLLLYSLPAMLKKQLEELRGR, encoded by the coding sequence ATGTTCGAAAGAGCTTCTTTTACTCTCTTTATCCAAATTATTGTTATCGCCGCAATGGCTGCGGGAGTGGGGACGCTACTCTCCATCCCACTTTCTGAAATGTTTATTGCCTCGGGTTTGGTTATTGTGCTGCACAAGAAGCGTTGGCTAACTATTCATACGCCGCCGTGGCTGCTGCTGTTTGTACAAGTCGTGCTTGGGATCAGTGTCGGCGCGACCATCAGTTTGAGTGAGCTAGGTACCACCTTAACCTTGCCGGTGATCGTGGGTTTGGTGTGCTGTTTAACGCTGCAAATCATCAGTAGCTATTTGTGGCTCACCAAAAAAGAGGGTTGGACGCCGTTTGAATCTCTACTCGGTGCCGTACCGGGTGCGATGGCCGCGATTTTGGTGATCAGCGAATCAAGCGAAAAGCCTTCCGGCAAAGTGGTCTATTCCCATTCTGTGCGACTGATGATCCTCACTTTGTTGGCACTGTTGATCTCTAACAGCGCGCCGGATAGCGCATCCGTAGACGGCAGCTTGACCGTTTACGCTTGGCTTATTTTCTTCACTCTAGCGCTGATTAGCCTCTTACTCGGTAAAGCTTCCACCTTACTCGGCATTCCTGCGCCTTATATGTTGGCTGCGTTACTCATCACCGCCAGCTTTAATGGCTTTGCCACGGGTATTGATATGCAACTGCCGAAATGGATGGTGCTGTTCGCTACCGCTTTACTCGGCATTTTGATTGGCTCACGCATTGCCGATACCACATTGCGTGAAGCCATGGCGTATTCACGCGCTGGTTTCATGGTGACTATGATTGGCCTCTTGGTTGCAATTGGCGTATCTGGCGTCTTTTCCATATTGCTCGATAAATCATGGGTAGTTCTACTGCTTGCTTGGGTTCCCGGCAGTGTAGAAGCCATGACCGCCGTCGCCTTACTGCTCGGAATGGAGCCCGCGTTTGTGATGATTAACCACGCTCTGCGCCTGTTGTTGCTCTACTCACTGCCCGCCATGCTGAAAAAGCAGTTGGAGGAGTTGAGGGGGAGGTGA
- a CDS encoding D-2-hydroxyacid dehydrogenase family protein, whose translation MKIAILDDYQNVVIGLNAFQCLQGHDVTVFNDSLSDEAVLIERLKPFEALVLIRERTQITETLLAHLPNQKLISQTGKVSNHIDVALCERYGVTVLEGIGSPVAPAELCWGLILAASRHLSSYVQQLQVGEWQQNSGLGLGRTLSGRTLGIWGLGKIGQRIAQFGQVFGMQILVWGSEASRQKALELGYQAAADRAEFFAKADVLSLHLRLNDSTRGIVTKQDLLAMKTDSLFVNTSRAELVESGALYSVMQANPTRQAAVDVYENEPALPSSEPLLSLPNVLCTPHLGYVEKNSYEIYFQAAFENVVKFAHSVAKA comes from the coding sequence ATGAAAATCGCGATTCTGGATGATTACCAAAATGTGGTTATTGGTCTAAACGCCTTCCAATGCTTACAAGGGCATGACGTTACGGTATTCAATGACAGCCTGAGTGATGAAGCGGTATTGATTGAACGGCTGAAACCTTTTGAGGCTTTGGTGTTGATCCGTGAGCGCACCCAAATCACCGAGACTCTTTTGGCTCATCTGCCGAACCAGAAACTCATCAGTCAGACCGGAAAAGTCAGCAACCATATTGATGTGGCACTGTGTGAGCGTTATGGAGTGACCGTGTTAGAAGGCATCGGCTCACCCGTTGCCCCGGCGGAGCTGTGCTGGGGCTTGATCCTTGCTGCTTCGCGCCATTTGTCAAGCTATGTACAACAACTGCAAGTTGGCGAGTGGCAACAAAACAGTGGATTAGGATTGGGCAGAACACTTTCTGGTCGTACGTTGGGCATTTGGGGTTTAGGCAAAATCGGCCAGCGCATTGCCCAATTTGGCCAAGTGTTTGGTATGCAAATCTTGGTGTGGGGCAGTGAAGCCTCACGGCAAAAAGCGCTTGAGTTGGGTTATCAAGCCGCTGCCGATAGAGCCGAGTTTTTTGCTAAAGCCGATGTACTTTCACTCCATTTACGTTTGAATGACTCCACTCGTGGCATTGTGACCAAGCAAGATCTACTCGCCATGAAAACCGACTCGCTGTTTGTGAATACCAGCCGAGCGGAGTTAGTGGAATCGGGCGCACTCTACTCAGTGATGCAGGCTAACCCAACGCGCCAAGCCGCGGTCGATGTGTACGAAAACGAGCCTGCGTTACCCAGCAGTGAGCCATTACTCAGCTTGCCCAATGTGCTGTGTACGCCGCATCTGGGTTATGTGGAGAAAAACAGTTACGAGATCTACTTTCAGGCTGCGTTTGAGAATGTGGTCAAGTTTGCGCACTCGGTCGCAAAAGCGTAA
- a CDS encoding DUF4336 domain-containing protein, with translation MQLIGERIWIFDGEAVPFFNMPYTTRMTIIKLHDGRLWVHSPIRLTETLKAEVDSLGDIAYLIAPNHLHHLFIQDWQDAFPQAQAFGTQEVAKKRPDLHFDGLLTSDFAAPWGDEIAYLLFTGSKVMQESVFFHPLSHTLILTDLIENFSPSAITGWRQRIARWAGVMAPNGQTPLDWRLTFYFNKAEACRHMSTILSWEPEQIVLAHGEWIKEQAVEFLRHSFRWLKI, from the coding sequence ATGCAATTGATCGGCGAGCGAATTTGGATTTTTGATGGTGAGGCAGTGCCATTTTTCAATATGCCGTACACCACACGAATGACCATTATTAAGCTGCATGATGGGCGGTTATGGGTACACAGCCCGATTCGACTGACGGAAACTTTAAAAGCGGAAGTCGATTCCTTGGGAGATATCGCTTATCTGATCGCTCCAAATCATTTGCATCATCTGTTTATCCAAGATTGGCAAGATGCCTTTCCGCAAGCTCAAGCCTTTGGCACACAAGAAGTGGCAAAAAAACGGCCAGATCTTCATTTTGATGGCTTGTTAACTTCGGATTTTGCTGCTCCTTGGGGAGATGAGATTGCTTATCTGCTCTTTACTGGCTCGAAAGTTATGCAAGAGAGCGTTTTCTTTCACCCTCTATCGCACACCTTGATCCTGACCGATCTGATTGAAAACTTTTCGCCCTCGGCGATTACGGGTTGGCGACAAAGAATTGCCCGTTGGGCAGGCGTTATGGCTCCAAACGGACAAACTCCACTCGATTGGCGACTCACTTTCTATTTCAACAAAGCTGAAGCCTGTCGCCATATGTCCACCATTCTAAGTTGGGAACCAGAGCAAATTGTCCTAGCGCATGGTGAATGGATAAAAGAGCAGGCGGTTGAATTTCTGCGTCATTCATTCCGTTGGTTGAAAATTTAA
- a CDS encoding GNAT family N-acetyltransferase, whose product MPLTRLTLQDETAFAEFFQDFQRNDPINCDFYRQGDENFADYVQLLDDNAHGQNLPCGYVPCSHFWYQDEQGKILGALRLRHHIDTPFLTQEAGHIGYDVTPSARKQGIGTEMLRLGLIEAKRLGLKRVLLVADEDNRGSRLVIERNGGVLESIISGDFYPNLLARYWIDLKE is encoded by the coding sequence ATGCCGTTAACCCGATTAACTCTGCAGGATGAAACGGCTTTTGCCGAATTCTTCCAAGATTTTCAGCGCAACGATCCGATCAACTGTGATTTTTACCGCCAAGGCGATGAAAACTTTGCCGACTACGTGCAACTACTGGATGACAACGCCCACGGTCAAAATCTGCCTTGTGGCTATGTGCCATGCAGCCACTTTTGGTATCAGGATGAGCAAGGGAAAATCTTAGGTGCGCTTCGCTTACGCCACCACATTGATACGCCATTTCTCACCCAAGAAGCGGGGCACATTGGTTACGATGTCACGCCGAGTGCACGTAAGCAGGGCATTGGTACAGAGATGCTGCGCTTGGGGCTGATTGAAGCCAAACGCTTGGGATTAAAACGCGTGCTGCTGGTAGCCGATGAAGATAACCGCGGTTCACGCCTTGTTATTGAGCGCAATGGCGGAGTGTTGGAAAGCATCATCTCTGGGGATTTTTACCCTAATTTACTGGCGCGTTACTGGATTGATTTAAAAGAATGA
- a CDS encoding isochorismatase family protein, with product MKKTALLVIDVQQGLFAPEPRPYAADEVVNNINLLTHWARQHSLPVVFIQHQEPGLETDSADWQLEHQLNVAASDHFIRKTTPDSFLRTELAALLEENAIEHLIVTGYASDFCVDTTIRSAAGKGYSIQIVSDAHTTHDTPYASGELIRHHHTYALSHTSSFDVPITAITTQSLLAEQPKR from the coding sequence ATGAAGAAAACCGCACTTTTAGTGATTGATGTACAACAGGGTTTGTTTGCTCCAGAGCCCAGACCGTACGCCGCCGATGAGGTGGTCAATAATATCAATCTGCTGACTCATTGGGCGCGTCAACACTCGCTTCCCGTGGTGTTTATTCAGCATCAAGAACCTGGATTGGAAACGGATAGCGCCGATTGGCAACTTGAGCATCAACTTAACGTTGCAGCGAGTGATCATTTCATTCGCAAAACCACCCCCGATTCTTTCCTGCGTACCGAATTGGCGGCGTTGCTAGAAGAAAATGCCATCGAACATTTAATCGTGACCGGTTACGCTTCTGACTTTTGTGTGGATACCACCATTCGCAGCGCTGCAGGGAAAGGCTACTCCATTCAAATTGTCAGTGATGCGCACACCACCCACGATACCCCTTATGCAAGCGGAGAGCTGATCCGACACCATCACACTTATGCGCTCAGCCATACGTCGAGCTTTGATGTGCCGATTACTGCAATTACTACCCAATCCTTGTTGGCTGAACAGCCAAAACGTTAA
- a CDS encoding NUDIX hydrolase, protein MPVENRSSAKLPIAECVSFLLIKEGACLLEHRSAMKASDPNIIAIPGGHIEMGESQTQALQREVQEELGVEATSSVYLCSLYHPTEFELQLLHYYVVDQWQGEIACHEADEVFWTPIAPSAVETVADKIAIEEFQRLYQSGVLKA, encoded by the coding sequence ATGCCTGTAGAAAACAGGTCAAGTGCAAAACTGCCGATTGCCGAATGTGTCTCTTTTTTACTGATCAAAGAGGGTGCTTGCCTGCTCGAACATCGCTCGGCAATGAAAGCGAGCGATCCCAATATCATCGCGATCCCTGGTGGTCATATCGAAATGGGCGAAAGCCAAACACAAGCGTTGCAGCGTGAAGTGCAAGAGGAGTTAGGTGTGGAAGCGACAAGTAGCGTTTATCTCTGCTCGCTCTATCATCCGACAGAATTTGAGCTGCAACTGCTGCACTATTACGTGGTGGATCAATGGCAAGGTGAGATCGCCTGCCACGAAGCGGATGAAGTTTTTTGGACGCCGATTGCGCCAAGTGCGGTGGAAACCGTTGCTGATAAAATCGCGATTGAAGAGTTCCAACGCCTTTATCAAAGCGGGGTACTGAAAGCGTAA
- a CDS encoding GlpM family protein, with protein sequence MAALFFKCLLGALAVLIIALLSKTKSFFISGLVPLFPTFALITHYIVGTERTMEDLRTTALFGLYSLIPYAAYLLAVYYFSYRLSLTGTLVCATLVWLVFAALLLVGWTRLHPSMA encoded by the coding sequence ATGGCGGCTCTGTTTTTCAAGTGCTTGCTCGGAGCACTTGCGGTGTTGATCATTGCCCTGTTATCCAAAACCAAAAGCTTTTTCATTTCTGGCCTTGTGCCTCTGTTTCCCACTTTTGCCTTAATCACCCATTACATTGTTGGCACTGAACGCACGATGGAAGATTTGCGTACCACCGCGCTGTTTGGGCTGTATTCGCTTATTCCGTATGCGGCGTATCTGCTGGCGGTGTACTACTTTAGCTACCGCCTGAGCCTCACGGGCACTCTGGTTTGTGCCACCTTGGTTTGGTTGGTGTTTGCGGCACTCTTGCTGGTGGGTTGGACGCGGTTACACCCGAGTATGGCCTAA